A genome region from Pseudomonas sp. N3-W includes the following:
- the carB gene encoding carbamoyl-phosphate synthase large subunit — MPKRTDIKSILILGAGPIVIGQACEFDYSGAQACKALREEGYRVILVNSNPATIMTDPDMADATYIEPIKWQTVAKIIEKERPDALLPTMGGQTALNCALDLEREGVLEKFGVEMIGANADTIDKAEDRSRFDKAMKSIGLDCPRSGIAHSMEEANAVLEKLGFPCIIRPSFTMGGTGGGIAYNREEFEEICARGLDLSPTKELLIDESLIGWKEYEMEVVRDKKDNCIIVCSIENFDPMGVHTGDSITVAPAQTLTDKEYQIMRNASLAVLREIGVETGGSNVQFGICPDTGRMVVIEMNPRVSRSSALASKATGFPIAKVAAKLAVGYTLDELSNDITGGKTPASFEPSIDYVVTKLPRFAFEKFPKADARLTTQMKSVGEVMAIGRTFQESLQKALRGLEVGVCGLDEKLDLSNPESMSVLKRELTVPGAERIWYVADAFRAGLSVEDIFGMNMIDPWFLVQIEDLIKEEERVKTLGLASIDRDMMFRLKRKGFSDMRLAKLLGVTEKNLRRHRHKLEIFPVYKRVDTCAAEFATDTAYLYSTYEEECEAAPSGRDKIMILGGGPNRIGQGIEFDYCCVHAALALRADGYETIMVNCNPETVSTDYDTSDRLYFEPVTLEDVLEIVRVEKPKGVIVQYGGQTPLKLARALEEAGVPIIGTSPDAIDRAEDRERFQQMVERLNLRQPPNATVRSEDEAIRAAAKIGYPLVVRPSYVLGGRAMEIVYEEEELKRYLRDAVKVSNDSPVLLDHFLNCAIEMDVDAVCDGTDVVIGAIMQHIEQAGVHSGDSACSLPPYSLPGHIQDEMREQVKKMALELGVVGLMNVQLALQGEDIYVIEVNPRASRTVPFVSKCIGVSLAMIAARVMAGKTLKEIGFTKEIIPNFYSVKEAVFPFAKFPGVDPILGPEMKSTGEVMGVGDTFGEAFAKAQMGASEVLPTGGTAFISVRDDDKPLVAGVARDLINLGFEVVATAGTAKMIEAAGLKVRRVNKVTEGRPHVVDMIKNDEVTLIINTTEGRQSIADSYSIRRNALQHKIYCTTTIAAGEAICEALKFGPEKTVRRLQDLHAGLKA, encoded by the coding sequence ATGCCAAAACGTACAGACATTAAAAGCATCCTGATTCTCGGCGCTGGCCCGATTGTGATCGGCCAGGCTTGCGAATTCGACTACTCCGGCGCCCAGGCTTGCAAAGCCCTGCGCGAAGAGGGTTATCGCGTCATCCTGGTGAACTCCAACCCGGCGACCATCATGACCGACCCGGACATGGCTGACGCTACCTACATCGAGCCGATCAAGTGGCAGACCGTTGCCAAGATCATCGAGAAAGAGCGTCCAGACGCGCTGCTGCCGACCATGGGGGGTCAGACCGCTCTGAACTGCGCCCTGGACCTGGAGCGCGAAGGCGTTCTGGAGAAGTTCGGCGTAGAGATGATCGGCGCCAACGCTGACACCATCGACAAGGCTGAAGACCGCTCGCGCTTCGACAAGGCGATGAAATCCATTGGCCTGGACTGTCCGCGTTCGGGCATTGCCCACAGCATGGAAGAGGCCAACGCGGTGCTCGAGAAGCTTGGCTTCCCGTGCATCATCCGCCCGTCCTTTACCATGGGCGGCACCGGCGGCGGCATCGCGTACAACCGTGAAGAGTTCGAAGAAATCTGCGCTCGCGGCCTGGACTTGTCGCCGACCAAAGAGCTGCTGATCGACGAATCCCTGATCGGCTGGAAAGAATATGAGATGGAAGTTGTCCGCGACAAAAAGGACAACTGCATCATCGTCTGCTCCATCGAAAACTTTGACCCGATGGGCGTGCACACCGGTGACTCGATCACTGTTGCGCCAGCACAGACCCTGACGGACAAGGAATACCAGATCATGCGCAACGCCTCCCTGGCGGTACTGCGTGAGATCGGCGTGGAAACCGGCGGCTCCAATGTCCAGTTCGGTATTTGCCCGGACACTGGCCGTATGGTTGTTATCGAGATGAACCCGCGTGTCTCCCGGTCCTCGGCCCTGGCTTCGAAAGCCACCGGTTTCCCGATTGCCAAGGTCGCGGCCAAGCTGGCGGTGGGATACACCCTGGACGAGCTGTCGAACGACATCACTGGCGGCAAGACCCCGGCGTCCTTCGAACCGTCCATCGACTACGTCGTCACCAAACTGCCACGTTTTGCCTTCGAGAAGTTCCCGAAAGCCGACGCACGCCTGACCACTCAGATGAAGTCGGTTGGCGAAGTCATGGCCATCGGCCGGACGTTCCAGGAATCCCTGCAGAAAGCCCTGCGCGGTCTGGAAGTGGGCGTTTGCGGTCTGGACGAGAAGCTTGACCTGAGCAACCCGGAAAGCATGAGCGTGCTCAAGCGCGAACTGACCGTGCCAGGCGCCGAGCGCATCTGGTATGTGGCTGACGCTTTCCGCGCCGGCCTGTCGGTCGAAGACATTTTCGGCATGAACATGATCGACCCGTGGTTCCTGGTGCAGATCGAAGATCTGATCAAGGAAGAAGAGAGGGTCAAGACCCTGGGTCTGGCCAGCATCGACCGCGACATGATGTTTCGCCTCAAGCGCAAAGGCTTCTCCGACATGCGTCTGGCCAAGCTGCTGGGCGTAACCGAGAAGAACCTGCGTCGCCATCGTCACAAGCTGGAAATCTTCCCGGTCTACAAGCGCGTTGACACCTGCGCGGCCGAGTTCGCCACCGACACCGCCTACCTCTACTCGACCTACGAGGAAGAGTGCGAGGCCGCACCGTCGGGCCGCGACAAGATCATGATTCTGGGCGGCGGTCCTAACCGTATCGGCCAGGGCATCGAGTTCGACTACTGCTGCGTGCACGCGGCGCTTGCCCTGCGTGCCGACGGTTACGAGACCATTATGGTCAACTGCAACCCGGAAACCGTATCCACCGACTACGACACCTCTGATCGCCTGTACTTCGAACCAGTGACCCTGGAAGACGTGCTGGAGATCGTCCGCGTCGAGAAGCCTAAAGGCGTGATCGTCCAGTACGGCGGCCAGACCCCGCTGAAACTGGCTCGCGCTCTGGAAGAAGCTGGCGTGCCAATCATCGGCACCAGCCCAGACGCCATCGACCGCGCTGAAGACCGTGAGCGCTTCCAGCAGATGGTCGAGCGTCTGAACCTGCGTCAGCCGCCAAACGCCACCGTGCGCAGCGAAGACGAAGCGATTCGTGCTGCCGCCAAGATCGGTTATCCGCTGGTGGTTCGTCCGTCCTATGTACTGGGCGGTCGTGCGATGGAAATCGTCTACGAAGAAGAAGAGCTCAAGCGCTATCTGCGTGACGCGGTGAAAGTGTCCAATGACAGCCCGGTGCTGCTCGACCACTTCCTCAACTGCGCCATCGAAATGGACGTGGATGCTGTCTGCGACGGCACTGACGTGGTAATCGGCGCAATCATGCAGCATATCGAGCAGGCCGGCGTTCACTCCGGTGACTCCGCGTGCTCCTTGCCACCGTACTCGCTGCCTGGGCACATTCAGGACGAGATGCGCGAACAGGTCAAGAAAATGGCCCTGGAACTGGGTGTTGTCGGCCTGATGAACGTGCAGTTGGCGCTGCAAGGCGAAGACATCTACGTCATCGAGGTCAACCCGCGCGCTTCCCGTACCGTACCGTTTGTGTCCAAGTGCATCGGTGTTTCCCTGGCAATGATCGCGGCCCGCGTGATGGCCGGTAAAACCCTGAAAGAAATCGGCTTCACCAAGGAAATCATTCCTAACTTCTACAGCGTGAAAGAGGCGGTGTTCCCATTCGCCAAATTCCCTGGTGTGGACCCGATCCTGGGCCCTGAAATGAAGTCCACCGGTGAAGTGATGGGCGTGGGTGACACCTTCGGCGAAGCATTCGCCAAGGCTCAAATGGGCGCCAGCGAAGTGTTGCCGACAGGCGGTACTGCCTTCATCAGCGTGCGTGATGACGACAAGCCACTGGTTGCAGGTGTGGCCCGTGATCTGATCAACTTGGGCTTCGAAGTGGTCGCCACTGCCGGTACTGCCAAGATGATTGAAGCCGCCGGCCTGAAAGTGCGTCGTGTTAACAAGGTGACCGAAGGTCGTCCGCATGTGGTCGACATGATCAAGAATGACGAAGTCACCCTGATCATCAATACCACCGAAGGTCGTCAGTCAATCGCTGACTCCTACTCCATTCGTCGTAATGCCTTGCAGCACAAGATCTACTGCACCACCACCATTGCTGCTGGCGAAGCCATCTGCGAAGCGTTGAAGTTCGGTCCCGAGAAGACCGTGCGCCGCTTGCAGGATCTACACGCAGGATTGAAGGCATGA
- the greA gene encoding transcription elongation factor GreA — protein sequence MIKYPMTVQGAKALEEEHAHLTKVVRPKLSQDIGTARELGDLKENAEYHAAREQQGMVEARIRDIEGRIQNQVVIDVTTIPHTGKVIFGTTVEIANVETDESVTYQIVGEDEADFKLGKISVGSPLARALIAKEEGDVVSVKTPGGVIEYEIVEVRHV from the coding sequence ATGATCAAATACCCAATGACCGTCCAGGGCGCCAAAGCCCTGGAAGAAGAGCACGCTCACCTGACCAAGGTCGTCCGTCCGAAGCTCAGCCAGGACATCGGTACGGCCCGCGAGTTGGGTGACCTCAAGGAAAACGCCGAATACCATGCTGCCCGCGAGCAGCAAGGTATGGTTGAGGCGCGCATTCGTGACATTGAAGGCCGTATCCAGAACCAGGTGGTCATCGACGTCACGACCATTCCTCATACCGGTAAAGTGATTTTCGGTACCACGGTTGAAATCGCCAACGTCGAAACCGACGAAAGCGTGACCTACCAGATCGTGGGCGAGGATGAAGCTGACTTCAAACTGGGTAAAATCTCTGTCGGTTCGCCGCTTGCCCGCGCCTTGATTGCCAAGGAAGAGGGTGATGTGGTTTCCGTGAAAACGCCTGGTGGCGTTATCGAGTACGAGATTGTCGAAGTTCGCCACGTCTGA
- a CDS encoding MFS transporter gives MLWQLTQMLWVGGLWLLHIGLLPALGKIGLAPLLIDEIEDMLDALMVGLSTVCVIVQALVLVQAEGLVSLWQDIRGQLLLAAMGASAMYFAVRFGWPESARWQLFSYLVLGLSGLVLVLQPVPGWSGRVREAHP, from the coding sequence ATGCTTTGGCAATTGACTCAGATGTTGTGGGTGGGTGGCCTGTGGTTGTTACATATCGGTCTGCTGCCGGCGTTGGGCAAGATTGGCCTGGCGCCGCTGCTGATCGATGAAATCGAAGACATGCTTGATGCACTGATGGTGGGACTCTCCACAGTGTGCGTGATAGTTCAGGCTTTGGTGCTGGTACAGGCCGAGGGCCTTGTCAGTCTATGGCAGGATATTCGCGGGCAATTGCTGCTGGCGGCGATGGGTGCGTCTGCGATGTATTTCGCGGTGCGCTTCGGCTGGCCGGAATCGGCTCGCTGGCAGTTGTTCAGCTATCTTGTGCTGGGGCTTTCCGGGCTGGTGCTGGTACTGCAGCCAGTGCCAGGATGGAGCGGCAGGGTGCGCGAAGCACACCCTTGA
- a CDS encoding YhbY family RNA-binding protein, which yields MPLTQEQKKQYKSIGHHLKPVLIVADNGLTEGVLAELERALADHELIKIKLNILDRESRLVTIAELCKVGKADLVQVIGKMALIYRKNFSVNKQLSNVHRFK from the coding sequence ATGCCGCTCACTCAAGAGCAGAAGAAACAGTACAAATCCATTGGCCATCATCTGAAACCAGTTTTGATTGTGGCCGACAATGGTTTGACTGAAGGTGTGTTAGCCGAACTTGAACGCGCGCTGGCGGATCACGAGCTGATTAAAATCAAGCTCAACATCCTCGATCGCGAATCACGTCTGGTGACCATTGCAGAACTGTGCAAGGTCGGCAAAGCGGATCTGGTTCAGGTCATCGGCAAGATGGCACTGATTTACCGCAAGAACTTCAGCGTCAACAAGCAGCTGTCGAACGTCCATCGCTTCAAGTGA
- the rlmE gene encoding 23S rRNA (uridine(2552)-2'-O)-methyltransferase RlmE: protein MARSKTSLKWLQEHFNDPFVKMAQKDGYRSRASYKLLEIQERDRLIRPGMSVIDLGAAPGGWSQVTSRLIGGQGTLIASDILEMDSIPDVTFIQGDFTEDAVLAQILEAVGKNEVDLVISDMAPNMSGLASVDMPRSMFLCELALDLATRVLKPGGDFLIKVFQGEGFDEYHKSVRKQFEKVTTRKPKSSRDRSREQYLLGRGFRGRSEE from the coding sequence GTGGCCCGTTCCAAGACAAGCCTTAAATGGCTGCAAGAACATTTCAACGACCCATTCGTCAAAATGGCGCAAAAGGACGGGTATCGCTCCCGTGCCAGCTACAAACTGCTTGAGATCCAGGAAAGAGACCGTCTGATCCGTCCGGGCATGAGTGTGATCGACCTGGGCGCTGCTCCGGGTGGTTGGTCCCAGGTGACCAGTCGTCTGATTGGTGGGCAAGGTACACTGATCGCTTCCGACATCCTGGAAATGGACAGCATCCCTGATGTGACCTTCATTCAGGGCGATTTCACCGAGGACGCCGTGCTGGCGCAGATTCTCGAGGCTGTCGGAAAAAACGAGGTGGACCTTGTGATTTCCGATATGGCCCCCAATATGAGTGGATTGGCGTCTGTTGATATGCCGCGATCGATGTTCCTGTGCGAGTTGGCACTGGATCTTGCAACCAGGGTGTTGAAGCCGGGTGGTGATTTCTTGATCAAGGTCTTCCAGGGTGAAGGCTTCGACGAGTACCACAAGAGCGTTCGCAAGCAGTTCGAGAAGGTCACGACGCGCAAGCCTAAATCGTCGCGCGACCGTTCTCGCGAGCAGTACCTGCTGGGCCGTGGTTTCCGTGGTCGCAGCGAGGAGTAA
- the ftsH gene encoding ATP-dependent zinc metalloprotease FtsH, which yields MAKNLILWLIIAAVLVTVMNNFSSPNEPQTLNYSDFIQQVKDGKVERVAVDGYVITGKRNDGDSFKTIRPAIQDNGLIGDLVDNHVVVEGKQPEQQSIWTQLLVASFPILVIIAVFMFFMRQMQGGAGGKGGPMSFGKSKARLLSEDQVKTTLADVAGCDEAKEEVGELVEFLRDPGKFQRLGGRIPRGVLMVGPPGTGKTLLAKAIAGEAKVPFFTISGSDFVEMFVGVGASRVRDMFEQAKKHAPCIIFIDEIDAVGRHRGAGMGGGHDEREQTLNQLLVEMDGFEMNDGIIVIAATNRPDVLDPALLRPGRFDRQVVVGLPDIRGREQILKVHMRKVPMGDDVAPAVIARGTPGFSGADLANLVNEASLFAARTGKRVVEMKEFELAKDKIMMGAERKSMVMSEKEKQNTAYHEAGHAIVGRVVPEHDPVYKVSIIPRGRALGVTMFLPEEDRYSLSKRALISQICSLYGGRIAEEMTLGFDGVTTGASNDIMRASQIARNMVTKWGLSEKLGPLMYAEEEGEVFLGRGGGGQSASFSGETAKLIDSEVRSIIDQCYGTAKQILTDNRDKLDAMADALMKYETIDADQIDDIMAGRTPREPRDWSGGTGTSGTPPVVQDPRPEAPIGGPAADV from the coding sequence ATGGCAAAGAATCTGATCCTGTGGTTGATCATCGCGGCTGTCCTGGTGACAGTGATGAACAACTTCTCCAGCCCTAACGAGCCGCAGACCCTCAACTATTCCGACTTCATCCAGCAGGTCAAGGATGGCAAGGTCGAGCGCGTAGCCGTGGATGGCTATGTGATTACCGGCAAGCGCAACGATGGCGACAGCTTCAAGACCATTCGTCCGGCAATCCAGGACAACGGTCTGATCGGCGACCTCGTGGACAACCACGTCGTGGTCGAAGGCAAGCAGCCTGAACAGCAAAGCATCTGGACTCAGCTCCTGGTTGCGAGCTTCCCGATTCTGGTGATCATCGCCGTGTTCATGTTCTTCATGCGACAGATGCAGGGCGGTGCTGGTGGCAAGGGCGGACCGATGAGCTTCGGCAAGAGCAAGGCGCGCCTGCTCTCCGAAGATCAGGTGAAAACCACCCTGGCTGACGTTGCAGGTTGCGACGAAGCCAAGGAAGAAGTCGGCGAGCTGGTCGAGTTCCTGCGCGATCCAGGCAAGTTCCAGCGTCTGGGCGGTCGCATTCCTCGCGGCGTACTGATGGTCGGTCCTCCGGGTACCGGTAAAACCTTGTTGGCCAAGGCGATTGCCGGTGAAGCCAAGGTGCCGTTCTTCACCATTTCCGGTTCCGACTTCGTCGAAATGTTCGTCGGTGTCGGTGCCAGCCGTGTTCGTGACATGTTCGAGCAGGCCAAGAAGCACGCGCCGTGCATCATCTTCATCGATGAAATCGACGCCGTCGGTCGCCACCGTGGTGCCGGCATGGGCGGTGGTCATGACGAGCGCGAGCAGACGCTCAACCAGTTGCTGGTAGAGATGGACGGCTTTGAAATGAATGACGGCATTATCGTCATTGCCGCTACCAACCGTCCTGACGTACTGGACCCAGCTTTGCTGCGTCCGGGTCGTTTCGACCGTCAGGTTGTGGTGGGGCTGCCGGACATTCGTGGTCGCGAACAGATTCTCAAGGTTCACATGCGCAAAGTGCCGATGGGTGACGATGTCGCTCCGGCCGTGATCGCTCGTGGTACACCGGGTTTCTCCGGTGCTGACCTCGCCAACCTGGTCAACGAGGCGTCGTTGTTTGCTGCTCGTACTGGCAAGCGCGTCGTCGAGATGAAAGAGTTTGAGTTGGCCAAAGACAAAATCATGATGGGCGCCGAGCGCAAATCCATGGTCATGTCTGAAAAAGAGAAACAGAACACCGCTTATCATGAAGCCGGCCACGCAATCGTCGGTCGTGTCGTGCCCGAGCATGATCCGGTCTACAAAGTGTCGATCATTCCGCGCGGTCGTGCGCTGGGTGTGACCATGTTCCTGCCGGAAGAAGATCGCTACAGTCTGTCCAAGCGTGCACTGATCAGTCAGATCTGCTCGCTGTACGGCGGTCGTATTGCTGAAGAGATGACCCTGGGCTTTGACGGCGTCACCACCGGTGCTTCCAACGACATCATGCGCGCCAGCCAGATTGCGCGGAACATGGTGACCAAGTGGGGCCTGTCGGAAAAACTCGGTCCTTTGATGTACGCCGAAGAAGAGGGCGAAGTGTTCCTTGGTCGCGGTGGCGGTGGTCAGAGTGCAAGCTTCTCTGGTGAGACGGCCAAGCTGATCGACTCTGAAGTGCGCAGCATCATTGACCAGTGCTACGGCACGGCCAAGCAGATCCTCACGGATAACCGTGACAAGCTCGACGCCATGGCGGATGCCTTGATGAAGTACGAAACGATCGACGCCGATCAAATCGACGACATCATGGCGGGTCGCACGCCTCGCGAACCTCGCGACTGGTCGGGTGGCACGGGTACTTCCGGAACGCCTCCGGTAGTGCAGGATCCGCGTCCGGAAGCACCGATTGGCGGTCCGGCTGCTGACGTATAA
- the folP gene encoding dihydropteroate synthase, which translates to MISVQSSTRLPCGNRVLDLAQTHVMGILNVTPDSFSDGGRYSQLDAALRHAEAMVAAGATLIDVGGESTRPGARVVSPLEELERVAPIVELINRELDVIISVDTSTPAVMRETARLGAGLINDVRSLRRDGALDAAAATGLPVCLMHMLGEPGDMQDNPQYQNVTEQVGEFLAERMAQCASVGIAAERIILDPGFGFAKTLQHNLSLFKHMEALHALGRPLLVGVSRKSMIGQALNRPVGDRLFGGLALAALASVKGARILRVHDVAETVDVVRMIAAVESAE; encoded by the coding sequence ATGATTTCTGTTCAGTCCTCGACCCGGTTGCCGTGCGGCAACCGGGTTCTTGATTTGGCCCAGACGCATGTCATGGGCATTCTCAATGTCACCCCTGATTCCTTTTCTGATGGTGGTCGTTACAGCCAGCTCGATGCGGCCCTGCGCCACGCTGAAGCAATGGTGGCGGCCGGCGCGACGCTGATTGATGTCGGCGGTGAGTCGACACGGCCAGGCGCCAGGGTGGTTTCGCCACTTGAAGAGCTGGAGCGAGTCGCACCGATCGTCGAGCTGATCAATCGCGAACTGGATGTCATCATCTCGGTCGATACGTCCACGCCAGCGGTCATGCGCGAAACTGCGCGACTGGGGGCGGGCTTGATCAATGACGTGCGCTCGTTGCGTCGCGATGGTGCTCTGGATGCTGCTGCTGCCACTGGCCTGCCGGTGTGCCTGATGCACATGCTCGGCGAGCCGGGCGACATGCAGGACAATCCGCAATACCAGAACGTGACTGAGCAAGTGGGTGAGTTTCTCGCCGAGCGCATGGCTCAATGCGCGTCGGTGGGTATTGCGGCTGAGCGGATCATTCTGGATCCGGGTTTCGGTTTCGCCAAAACCCTGCAGCACAATCTAAGCTTGTTCAAGCATATGGAAGCCCTGCATGCCTTGGGGCGCCCCCTGTTGGTCGGGGTGTCACGCAAGAGCATGATCGGGCAGGCATTGAATCGCCCGGTGGGAGATCGCCTGTTTGGTGGTCTGGCGCTTGCGGCACTGGCATCGGTCAAGGGTGCGCGTATATTACGCGTCCATGATGTGGCCGAAACAGTCGACGTAGTGCGGATGATCGCTGCGGTGGAATCAGCCGAATAA
- the glmM gene encoding phosphoglucosamine mutase, giving the protein MTKKYFGTDGIRGRVGEYPITPDFMLKLGWAAGMAFRKMGACKVLVGKDTRISGYMFESALEAGLTSAGADVMLLGPMPTPAIAYLTRTFHAEAGIVISASHNPHDDNGIKFFSGKGTKLPDELELMIEELLDTPMTVVESSKIGKVSRINDASGRYIEFCKSSVPTGTSFTGLKVVIDCAHGATYKVAPSVFRELGAEVVVLSAQPNGLNINENCGSTHMGQLQAAVLAEHADLGIAFDGDGDRVLMVDHTGAIVDGDELLFIIARDLHERGKLQGGVVGTLMSNLGLELALADLGIPFIRANVGDRYVIAELLERNWVVGGENSGHVVCFNHTTTGDAIIAALQVLMALKARSEGLAQTRQALRKCPQVLINVRFGGGASPLDHSSVKEASERVTQAMAGRGRVLLRKSGTEPLVRVMVEGEDETQVRGYAEELAKLVTEVSA; this is encoded by the coding sequence ATGACTAAAAAATACTTTGGCACCGACGGCATTCGTGGTCGTGTCGGTGAATACCCGATTACTCCAGACTTCATGCTCAAGCTTGGCTGGGCTGCGGGCATGGCTTTCCGCAAAATGGGCGCCTGCAAGGTGTTGGTCGGCAAGGACACTCGCATCTCGGGCTACATGTTCGAGTCGGCACTTGAGGCCGGGCTGACGTCGGCAGGTGCTGATGTGATGCTCCTGGGGCCGATGCCGACCCCGGCCATTGCCTATCTGACGCGCACTTTCCATGCCGAAGCCGGCATCGTGATCAGTGCTTCGCACAATCCGCACGATGACAACGGCATCAAGTTTTTCTCCGGCAAAGGGACCAAGCTTCCGGATGAGCTTGAGTTGATGATCGAAGAGCTGCTCGATACGCCCATGACGGTGGTCGAGTCGAGCAAGATCGGTAAAGTGTCACGAATCAACGACGCCTCCGGTCGTTATATCGAGTTCTGCAAAAGCAGTGTTCCGACCGGAACCAGTTTTACCGGTTTGAAAGTGGTGATCGACTGCGCTCACGGTGCGACCTACAAGGTGGCGCCAAGCGTCTTCCGTGAGCTGGGCGCCGAGGTTGTCGTCTTGTCCGCTCAGCCCAATGGCCTGAACATCAATGAAAATTGTGGTTCGACCCATATGGGGCAGTTGCAGGCTGCTGTATTGGCCGAGCACGCGGACCTGGGTATCGCCTTTGATGGTGATGGCGACAGGGTTCTGATGGTGGATCACACTGGAGCCATCGTTGATGGTGACGAGTTGCTGTTCATCATTGCTCGTGATCTGCACGAGCGCGGCAAATTGCAAGGCGGTGTGGTCGGAACGCTGATGAGTAACCTGGGGCTGGAGCTGGCCTTGGCCGATCTGGGAATTCCATTCATACGTGCCAACGTCGGCGACCGTTACGTGATCGCCGAGCTGCTGGAGCGCAACTGGGTGGTCGGTGGTGAGAACTCGGGGCATGTCGTTTGCTTCAATCACACCACGACCGGCGATGCGATCATCGCCGCGTTGCAGGTGTTGATGGCGTTGAAGGCTCGCTCCGAAGGGCTGGCCCAGACCCGCCAGGCGCTGCGCAAGTGCCCGCAGGTACTGATCAATGTGCGTTTCGGCGGTGGTGCGAGCCCCCTCGATCACTCATCGGTCAAGGAAGCCAGCGAGCGAGTTACGCAAGCAATGGCAGGTCGCGGCCGCGTGTTGTTGCGCAAGTCCGGGACAGAGCCACTGGTGCGGGTCATGGTCGAAGGCGAGGACGAAACACAGGTTCGTGGTTACGCCGAAGAGCTGGCAAAACTGGTAACTGAAGTTTCTGCCTGA
- the tpiA gene encoding triose-phosphate isomerase, which produces MRRTMVAGNWKMHGTRASVAELINGLRHLALPSGVDVAVFPPCLYINQVIDGLKGKSISVGAQNSAVESMQGALTGEIAPSQLVDAGCSLVLVGHSERRQIMGERDGMLNRKFAAAQACGLIPVLCIGETLEQREAGKTLEVVGRQLGSIIEELGVGAFAKAVIAYEPVWAIGTGLTASPQQAQDVHAAIRAQLAAENSEVARGVRLLYGGSVKAANAVELFGMPDIDGGLIGGASLNADEFGAICRAAGN; this is translated from the coding sequence ATGCGTCGCACTATGGTAGCTGGTAACTGGAAGATGCACGGTACCCGCGCCAGCGTCGCTGAGCTGATCAACGGCCTTCGTCATCTGGCCTTGCCAAGCGGTGTTGATGTCGCGGTATTCCCGCCTTGCTTGTATATCAATCAAGTGATTGATGGCTTGAAAGGCAAGTCGATTTCGGTCGGCGCGCAGAACTCTGCGGTGGAATCCATGCAAGGCGCATTGACCGGTGAAATTGCACCGAGTCAGCTGGTGGATGCAGGTTGTTCCCTGGTTCTTGTCGGGCATTCCGAACGCCGCCAGATCATGGGTGAGCGAGACGGCATGCTGAATCGCAAGTTCGCAGCGGCACAGGCATGTGGCTTGATTCCGGTGTTGTGCATAGGGGAAACCCTGGAGCAGCGCGAAGCAGGGAAAACTCTTGAGGTTGTCGGGCGTCAGCTGGGCAGTATCATCGAGGAGCTGGGTGTAGGTGCCTTTGCAAAGGCAGTAATTGCTTACGAGCCGGTCTGGGCCATTGGCACCGGGCTGACTGCTTCGCCGCAACAGGCGCAGGATGTGCACGCAGCCATTCGCGCTCAGTTGGCGGCAGAGAATTCTGAGGTCGCACGAGGTGTGCGGCTTCTATACGGCGGCAGCGTGAAGGCGGCCAATGCGGTCGAACTGTTCGGCATGCCGGATATCGATGGGGGGCTCATTGGTGGAGCTTCCCTGAATGCAGATGAGTTCGGTGCGATTTGTCGCGCCGCGGGAAACTGA
- the secG gene encoding preprotein translocase subunit SecG produces the protein MLETVVVVFHLLGALGVVALVLLQQGKGADAGASFGAGASNTVFGSQGSSTFLSKFTAILAAGFFITSLGLGYFAKEKAHQLTQVGLPNPAVLEVPKQKPASDDVPVLQEQKSATPATDVPPAQEQK, from the coding sequence ATGCTGGAAACAGTCGTAGTCGTTTTTCATCTGCTGGGTGCATTGGGCGTAGTTGCTCTGGTATTGCTGCAGCAGGGTAAAGGTGCGGATGCTGGCGCGTCTTTCGGAGCAGGTGCTTCAAATACTGTGTTCGGAAGCCAAGGTTCCTCTACCTTTCTTAGTAAGTTTACTGCTATACTTGCCGCAGGTTTTTTCATAACCAGCTTAGGGTTAGGTTACTTTGCTAAAGAGAAAGCTCACCAGCTGACTCAAGTAGGTTTGCCAAATCCAGCGGTTCTGGAAGTTCCAAAGCAAAAACCGGCTTCTGATGATGTACCGGTGCTTCAAGAGCAAAAGTCGGCTACTCCAGCGACTGACGTGCCTCCAGCTCAAGAGCAAAAGTAA